One Sodalinema gerasimenkoae IPPAS B-353 DNA segment encodes these proteins:
- a CDS encoding ABC transporter ATP-binding protein — protein MQRSKFRQLLSYLRPHWKQVALGTLTLFLVNGLGVYIPWLIRDGIDDLEVAFTMERVLRYVLLIGILASVMWGIRVVSRMLLFGIGRQVEFDLKQRIFQHLLYMDAEYFSRNRVGDLINRATSDVDNLRRLLGFAVLSLLNTIFAYLLTLPVMVSISPRLTLLSLLIYPIMFILVWVFSGRLRDEQRDVQEKLSSLSELIQEDMSGISLVKIYGQEDNERRAFAHRNEKLFESNLALARTRTTLFPLLQGLAGASLLILLGFGAREIADGAIAVGDFVAMILYVERLVFPTALLGFTLTVYQRGEVSIDRIEAIFTSQSVIQDETGAITLSPQEVLGRLEARNLHYVYPGDKTPALDQICFNIEPGETIAVVGSIGSGKSTLANAIPRILEIEPGQLFLDGYDVTQLRLEDLRGAIAYVPQDSFLFSSNIRNNIRYGKPQADQIEVEHAAKLAQIHPEILNFPKQYDTVVGERGITLSGGQRQRTALARALLMDAPVLILDDALSSVDNQTASQILQELSRGAARKTVLFISHQLSAAAKADRILVLDHGRVSQLGTHSELIQQPGLYQSLWEEQQLEALLR, from the coding sequence ATGCAGCGATCGAAATTCAGACAACTCCTCTCCTACCTACGACCCCATTGGAAACAAGTCGCCCTGGGAACCCTAACCCTATTTTTGGTTAACGGGTTAGGGGTTTATATTCCCTGGCTCATCCGTGACGGCATTGATGACTTGGAAGTGGCCTTCACCATGGAACGAGTCTTGCGCTATGTCCTGTTAATCGGGATCTTAGCCTCGGTGATGTGGGGGATTCGTGTGGTGTCGCGGATGTTGCTGTTTGGCATTGGCCGACAGGTGGAGTTCGATCTCAAACAACGGATTTTTCAGCATCTGCTGTATATGGATGCGGAGTATTTCTCCCGGAACCGGGTGGGGGATTTGATTAACCGGGCCACCAGTGATGTGGATAATCTGCGTCGCTTACTGGGGTTTGCGGTGCTGAGTCTGCTCAATACCATTTTTGCCTATCTGCTCACGTTGCCGGTGATGGTGTCCATTAGTCCCCGGTTGACCCTGTTATCGCTGCTGATTTACCCGATCATGTTTATTCTGGTTTGGGTATTTAGTGGTCGCCTGCGGGATGAACAGCGGGATGTTCAGGAGAAACTCTCTAGTCTGAGTGAGCTGATTCAGGAGGATATGAGTGGCATTTCCCTGGTGAAGATTTATGGCCAGGAGGACAACGAACGGCGGGCCTTTGCCCATCGCAATGAAAAACTATTTGAGAGTAATCTGGCCCTGGCCCGCACTCGCACCACCCTATTTCCGTTGTTGCAGGGGTTAGCGGGGGCCAGTTTGTTGATTCTGTTGGGCTTTGGGGCCCGAGAGATTGCCGATGGGGCGATCGCCGTCGGGGATTTCGTGGCCATGATTCTCTATGTGGAGCGTTTGGTGTTCCCTACGGCCTTGTTGGGCTTTACCTTAACGGTGTACCAACGGGGTGAGGTGAGCATCGATCGCATCGAAGCCATTTTTACAAGCCAGTCGGTGATTCAGGATGAGACTGGGGCGATTACCCTTTCCCCTCAAGAAGTCCTGGGACGACTCGAAGCTCGTAATCTCCACTATGTCTATCCCGGCGATAAAACCCCGGCCTTAGATCAGATTTGCTTCAACATTGAACCGGGAGAAACCATTGCCGTAGTCGGGTCCATTGGCTCTGGCAAATCCACCCTAGCCAACGCCATTCCCCGAATTTTGGAGATTGAGCCGGGACAGTTGTTTCTCGATGGCTATGACGTCACGCAGCTGCGCTTAGAGGATTTGCGAGGGGCGATCGCCTATGTCCCCCAAGACAGTTTTCTCTTTAGTTCCAATATCCGCAACAATATCCGCTACGGCAAACCCCAGGCCGACCAAATCGAGGTGGAACACGCGGCCAAGTTAGCCCAGATTCACCCAGAAATTCTCAACTTCCCCAAACAATATGACACCGTCGTTGGCGAACGGGGCATCACCCTCTCGGGGGGACAGCGACAACGCACGGCCTTGGCTCGCGCTCTTCTGATGGATGCACCGGTGTTAATCCTCGACGATGCTCTCTCCAGTGTGGACAACCAAACCGCCAGCCAGATTTTACAGGAGTTATCCAGGGGAGCTGCGCGCAAAACGGTCTTGTTTATTTCCCACCAACTCTCCGCCGCCGCCAAAGCCGATCGCATTTTAGTCCTCGATCACGGCCGCGTCTCCCAATTGGGAACCCACAGTGAGTTGATCCAACAGCCGGGATTATATCAATCTCTCTGGGAAGAACAGCAGTTAGAAGCCTTATTACGTTAA